The genomic region GGCCCGTCCTGCGGGCGAGGTAGTGGCCACCCCGTTTGCGTTCCGGATGTCGCCGACCAAGCGGCTGCTGGATGTGGTACTGGCCGGCGCGGCCCTGCTGTGCCTCTCGCCACTGCTGCTGCTGGTGGCGGGCCTGATCAAGCTGGAGTCGCGCGGGCCGGTGCTGTACTACTCCCACCGCGTGGGCACCGGCTACAAGGTATTCAGGTTCTGGAAGTTCCGCTCCATGCGCCCGGATGCCGACAAGCTGCTGGCCTCCATGAAAAACCTGAACCAGTACGCGGCCAAAGCCCCCGAACCGGGTGACGGCGCGGTGCTCACGGCGGCCACCGTGGTGCAGCTGGGGCTGTGCGAAAGCTGCGCCGCCAGCGGCTCGCAGTGCCAGCAGCTGCTGATTGACGGGCAGGGCGAGCTGATCTGCGAGAAGCTCTACCGCGACCGGAAAAAGGCGGAGGACGGGGCGGCTTTCGTCAAGATTGCCAACGACCCGCGCATCACCCGCATCGGGCACTTCATCCGCAACACCAGCATCGACGAGCTGCCCCAGCTCTGGAACGTGCTCTGCGGCGACATGAGCATCGTGGGCAACCGCCCGCTGCCGCTCTACGAGGCCGAGAAGATGATGACCGACCACTC from Hymenobacter canadensis harbors:
- a CDS encoding sugar transferase — protein: MQVRKTVVYVSADPREAARFQQQFADDLAVLPIGNATELLELCEQRLGSFEAILNAAPLNSPLGLGLIRTLKKDRQLQCPVFVLADQPVSTQARSLLLEAGVADILPLRLPRTELLTHLYLLARPAGEVVATPFAFRMSPTKRLLDVVLAGAALLCLSPLLLLVAGLIKLESRGPVLYYSHRVGTGYKVFRFWKFRSMRPDADKLLASMKNLNQYAAKAPEPGDGAVLTAATVVQLGLCESCAASGSQCQQLLIDGQGELICEKLYRDRKKAEDGAAFVKIANDPRITRIGHFIRNTSIDELPQLWNVLCGDMSIVGNRPLPLYEAEKMMTDHSAARFIAPAGLTGLWQVSKRGKGGDMSEQERIALDVEYARRYSLWEDMRIILRTIPALFQKENV